ggaaaaacatcaacttctgctttattgactacaccaaagcctttgactgtgtggatcacaacaacaaactgtggaaaattcttcaagagatgggaatactagaccatctgacctgcctcctgaaaaatatgtatgcacatcgagaagcaacaattagaacaggacatggaacaatggacgggttccaaactgggaaaggagtatgtcaaagctgtatattgttaccccatttatttaacttttatgcagagtacatcatgtgaaataccaggctggatgaagcacaagctggaatcaagaaatatcaataacctcagatatgcagatgacaccacacctaatgccagaaagcgaagaagaaataaagaacctcttaataaaggtgaaagaagagagtgaaaaagctggcttaaaactcagcattcaaaatactcaaatcatggcatccggtcccatcactaaatggcaaatagatggggaaacaatggaaacagtgacagactttattttcttaggctccaaaattcctgcagatggtgattgcagccatgaaattaaaagacacttgctccttggaagaaaagcaatgaccaacctagacagcatattaaaaagcagagacattcctttgccaataaagatccgtctagtcaaacctgtggtttttccagtaatcatgtatgcatgtgagagttggactataaagaaagctgagcgcggaagaattgatgcttttttaaactgtggtgttggagaagactcttaagagtcccttggagtccCTGTATTCCTTAAGCagtaatatttttagtttttattttttaaagcacagcatgacttcatgtatttaaaaaacatttccccAGCAATttcttggcggtccagtggttaggactcggcgcAGGTTCCGTCCTTGGTCCGGGAAATAAGTACCTGCAAGGTGTGGCgaggccaaaaaatttaaaaatgctcaaACCTTCTGCTCATCACCACCCCCAATCCATGAGTGGGTAGTTGCGGGGAAGACCGCACTACAAAACAGCCAGTGAGGACCCACCGCCGGGCCGCAGAACCCGCGCGAGTCGCCCACTTGTCCCAGCAGCGACCCCCACGGGGACTCTCCTCGCGGTCTGCCCTGGGCTCCACCTACACTGCGCGTTCCTGCGTCTGCTCGCCTGCGGCCATGCAGAGAACCTAGGAGTGCGCGGCCCGAGGACTTGAAGAGAAGGCTCTTGtcctgggggggtggggcggtTGGGGGGCGCCCAGGCTCGCCGCGGGGCTCCCCTCGGTGCACCAGGAGCTCCAGGTCGGGCCTAGGACCGGCTCTGAGTCACGGCTCGCCCGGCGCCTCAGAGCCTCCGCCGCCGGCGGCGCCCGGTCCCTCGCGGGAGGGGAAGGCGGAGTCTGCTGAGAAGGCGGGCGGCCGGGTCAGCGTTTCCCAGGCCTGCGGGCTGCCCTCCCTTCCGCCACCGAGGCGGAGCCAGGGCCGCGCCCGCCCGCCGGAAGGGTGAGGCCGGCTAACCGGCCTCGACGGGGTTGTCAGCCTGTTGGCGGCGtcttcctctgctgtctccttccgTCTTGGTCGGCGCTGCGATTCCCTGGGGGCTGTCGCGATCAGCCCACAGCACAGAAAGTTGTAGAGACGACCTGGTCTGCGCAGGTATGGGCGCCCTCTGGCcggaggggaagggagaaagtGGGCCCAGCCTGGGAAGGCCAGACGGGAAGAGAATTCCAGGGCTGGGGCTCAGGGCTGGTATTGGGAGACCAGACCCAGCTTTGGGCTGaggccaaagtgaaagtgaagtcgctcagttgtgtccgattctttgtgaccccatggtagtccatggaattctcctagcattctccagaatactggcatgggtagcctatcccttctccagtggatcttcccgatcctgggatcgaaccagggtcttctgcattgcaggcagattctttaccaactgagctatcagggaagccccgaggGGAGAAACTGTCTAGTTCTTCTTGCCCTACGCCCTCCTGGGAGCCTGTGGCCCCAGAGCCTCCAAGCTTGCCCTTGCCTGCCCAGGGCTGCCTAAAGACCCATGGGCATCCCAGAATAGGCACTGGGGAAGGAGCCCAAACTAGCATGAGTGACTCTAGCAGGTGGCTAGAGAGAAACAGGCAGGGGACCCAGCCAGGGAGAAAGTGAGCCCAGGGAGGAAGGTCACAGAAGCAACAGAGAAAAGCCGGCAGAGGGAAGTAGACGGACTGACATGGCTGTGTGAGGGTGACACCAGCAGGAAGTGGGCTTTGGTTGCAGAGAAGAAGACGACTCTGGCTAACTTGAATCCAGCAATTATACTGCTGGGAGTTTGTCTTAAAGATCATGTCTGGCAGCTGGGGAGAAAGAAATGCACCATGATGGTCCTCCTGGTTGCTGATGGTGGTGAAAAGGTAGAATCAACTCTAAGGttgaaccctggtgtgctgctggtgggaatggaagatgaggcagccactgtggaaaatagtatgacattcctcaaaaaaaaaaaaaaaaaaagagaattaccattttgttgttgttgctcagtcatgttcaactctttgcaatcctatggtctgcagcataccaggcttccctgtccttcactatctctcagagcttgctcaaacaaactcatgtctgttgagtcagtgatgccatccagccatctcatcctctgtcgtccccttctcctcctgccttcaagctttcccagcatcagggtcttttccaatgagtcgactctttacatgaggtggccaaagtattggagcttcggcttcagcatcagtccttccaatgaatatttaggactgatttccttaaggattgactggtatgatctccttgcagtcaaagggactctcaagagtcttctccaacaccacagttcaaaagcatcaattcttcagtactcaaccttctttatggttcaactctcacatcggtacatgactactcaaaaaaccatagctttgactagactgacctttgttggcaaagtaatgtctctgctttttaatatgctgtctaggttggtcttagcttttcttccaaggagcaagtgtctttgaattttatggcttcagtcaccatctgcagtgattttggagcccgagaaaataaaatctgtcaccatttccatgtttccccatctatttgccatgaagtgatgggaccagatgccgtgatcttaattttttgaatgctgagttttaagccagcttttcactctcctctttcactttcatgaagaagctctttagttcctcttcgctttctgccattagggtggtgtcatctgcatatctgaggttattgacatttctcctggaaatcttgattccagtttgtgcttcatccagcccagcgttttgtatgatgcactctgcataaaagttacataagtagggtgacaatatacagccttgccatactcctttcccaatctggaaccagtccattgttccatgtccggttctaactgttgcttcttgacctgcacacagatttctcagcaggcaggtaaggtggtctgatattcccatctctttaagaattctccaaaataagaattttccacactttgttgtgatccacatagtcacaggctttagcatagtcagtgaagcaggaatagatatttttctggaattctgctttttctgtgacccaatggatgttggcaatttgatatctgattcctctgccttttctaaatccagcttgtatatctgtaagttctcagttcatgtactgttgaagcctagtttggaggattttgagcatgaccttgctagcatgacaaatgagtgcaattgtgtggtagtgtgcacattctttggtattgcccttctttgggattggaatgaaaactgaaaactgaccttttccagtcctgtggccactgctgagtttttcaaatttactggcattttgagtgcagcactttcacagcatcatcttttaggattggaaatagctcacctggaattctatcacctccactagctttgtttttagtgatgcttcctaaggcccacttgactttggactccaggatgtctggctctaggtgagtgatcataccatcatggttatctgggtctttaagatcttttttgtatagttttcctgtgtattcttgccacctcttcttaatattttctgcttctgttaggtccataccatttctgtcctctattgtgcccatctttgcaggaaatgttcccttggtatctctaattttcttgaagagatctctagtctttcccattctattgttttcctctatttcttagcattgatcactgaggaaggctttcttatctctccttgctattctttggaactctgcgttcagatgggtatatttttccttttctcctttgcctttcccttttcttcttttcacagctatttgtaaggcctcctcagacaaacattttgcctttttgcatttctttttcttggggatggttttgatcaccgtctcttgtacaatgttatgaacctccatccatagttcttcaggcactctgtctatcagatctaatcccttgaatctacatgatccagcaatttcacttctgggtactTAATGAAGAGGATTGAAAGTAGGagcttgaagagatatttgtagaGTCGTGTTCCCAATAGCATCATTGacagtagccaaaaggtggaagcaacccagtgTCTATGGATAGGTGAATAGATAAAATGTGCTCCATCCATCCAGTGGAATGTTATTTAGAATTTCAAAAGATCATTCTGAGACCTGCTACATCATGGATGAAATGAGGACAGTATGGTCAGTGAAATCAAACAGTCACAAACAGACAGCTACTGTATGACTCCACTTGCATGAGTTGCCTAGAGGAGCCAGATTCCTAGAAACAGAAAGTACGGATGGTGGGGGGcatgggctgggggagggaaggagggttattgtttaatggggacagagtttcagtttggggagATGATGAAGTTCTGGGgatggatggtggggatggttgcacaacaagGTGAAGGTGCTTCACgccactgaactgtgcacttaaaaatagttcagatggtaaactcGATGCTATGTGTATTTGATCCCAATGAAAAAGAACAAGCTGAAAAAGAGCTTCCAACATACATGCTGATGTTGGAAGGTGTCCTCAGGGAAGAAAGGTAGGACATGTGTGATGGTGGCAGCACAGGGAAGCTGGTTCTGGGTAGCAGGATGAGCATCACTTTCTCTGTTGCATATTACCATGTCCTTCTGTGACTAGAACTGTGCGCAACTGGGACCTGAACCTGAGGCAACCTGCATTCCTCTGGAGGGTTCCAGAAGGCCATACACGGCCATGCTCTGCTCTTGCTCCTCCTCCTGGCCAGTGGGGCTGAGACCTTTCGCATCTGTGCCTTCAATGCGCAGCGGCTGACACTTGCCAAGGTGGCCAGGGAACCTGTGCTCGACACCTTAGTGAAGGTCAGTTCATCCCTGCAGGGAAGCTGGGCCCCTGAGGACCATGACCCAAAACCCCTAGCCCTGTCTGACCAGGGGCATGTCCCAGAGAAGAGGGGGACATCAGGAGACATGGTGTGGCAATGTGGAGCAGCACCTTCCTTCCCTGtcggcctcagtctcctcctccgTGAAATGGGTGCAGTGTTGATGGCAATGGCATTCCATCTTCTCCCAGGGCTTTTCTAGCCTCATAGCTCTCTTGGGTCTGCAGCCAGCGTGTTATGACACTCATGGCCACGCCACTGCCTGGTTCCCAGAGAGACCACCCTTCTCCCTGGGCAGCTGGCCCTGAGTCGGACTAGCCTTCCTGGTTTCCTGCAGATTCTGGCTCGCTGTGACATCATGGTGCTGCAGGAGGTGGTGGACTCTTCTGACACTGCCATCCCCCTCTTACTTCGAGAACTCAATCGGTGAGGAGGGCTCTGTGGGTCTTAACAGAGGGCCCCCACTGAGAGCCTCAGGGTCGCTGACCCCAGGTCCCCTTTCCTGGCAGATTTGGTGACTCTGGGCCCTACGCCTCCCACAGCAGCCTCCTGCTGGGGCGCAGCACATACAAGGAGAAGTACGTGTATCTCTACCGGTGAGCACAGACGGAGACCGAGGAGGCCTGGACGCTTGGTGCCGTGTAGTAGCCCCAAGGGTGGCCCTCACCTTCACATTGTACTTCTCATCagaggttttatccctgggtcttCCCATCCTCTACCCCAGATAGCTTTGGTGCCCATGTTTCCCTCCAGCAGGACACCTTCCTTCCCGAAGCATAGATGTGGGCACCCCATGCTTCCCCCCTGCAGAAGCCACTGGGGCTCAGGGCGAGGGTGGCCCCCTCTTTGGGAGTGACTGGTTGCAGCTCCCTGGGGAACTGTCTTGAGTCCTGGGCAGACACAGTTTCTGGAAACAGCCCTCAATCCCTGGGAGGACAGCCTGAGGGGGTCAGGATTGAGAGGGCAAGGGTGGCAGTTGGAGATGGAAACCTGCTCCTCTATATAGatgaaattatataatatctAGAACTCAGTCCAAAATGATGGGGGAACAGAGCCCTGCCCATACACCAGCCCCGCTCCTAACCATCTCAGAGTGGAAATTGATCTGAGTGTCCATCACCCGATGAATGGGTAAATGAAAGGTGGTCTCTCCACACAGTGGAGTATCATTTGGCCTAAGAAGGGAGGAAGTCTCAGCCACGCTGCAGCCCGGATGAAGCTGGGACACATGTGCTAAGGGAAAGAACCAGTCACAGAATACTACGTATTATTTGATTTCATTCACATGACGTGTTCAGCAGAGATGGAAAACAGATCAGGGGCTGAAAGGGAGGGGAACAGAGACTGCTCATGAGTGATGTTTCTTTGACATGCTAAGAATATTCTGaaattgatggtggtgatggttgcacaactttgtgCATTGCCACTGAACTGTGCATGTTAAACAAGGTGCCTTTATGGTAAGTGAATTCTAGCTCAATCTAAAAGAAGTTCTAGAAAGAAGGGCTGGAAGGCTGTGCTTCCATAAAATGAGCTGCTGGTGGCAGGCCCCCCTCCCTGAGTGCCAGCTCTGATATTGGCAGTTGCAGACCAAGAGCAGTGACATGGGGCCACCGCTTCTTGTCCCTGGTCCACCAGGTCACATGAGGCAGAGGTCCGGGACTCCTACATGTACGATGATCAGGATGATCTCTTTACCCGGGAGCCCTTTGTGTGCTGGTTCTCTTTACGCAGCAAGGGTAAGAGGAGGGGGTAGAAGGGTGGTCCCGCTATGGGGGAGCAGTAAGTGGGGTCTGGAGGGTTCTTCCAGGGAGGTGGCGGGGCTCGGTCACCCAGCAAGGACCGGGCTGGGGAGGGCCAGGAGTGGCTGGGAGCCCTGTGTCCCTGGGGTCTTGCAGTTCTTCCCAGCCTCGTGCTGGTCCCACTGCACACCACTCCGAAGGCTGTGGAGACGGAGCTGAATGCCCTGTATGACGTGTTTCTGGATGCTTCCGGGCGCTGGCAGACCAAGGTAGGGCTGGGCCGATtctgtgggagggaggagggccagGGCAGCCAGGCGGCAGGGCCTGATGGCTGCCTGCATCTCCAGGATGTGATCCTGCTCGGGGACTTCAATGCTGACTGCACGTCGCTGACCAAAAAGCGCCTGGATGACCTAGTTCTTCGGACTCAGGCTGGCTTCCACTGGGCTATCGCCGACGGCGTGGACACTACGGTGCGGGCCAGCACCCACTGCACCTATGACCGCATCGTGCTCCACGGGGAGCACCTCCAGAGCCTGCTGCGTGGCGCGGCCGCCTTCGACTTCCCCCAGAGCTTTGGGCTCACTGAGCAGGAGGTAAAGCAGTGGTGAGGCCGCAGTGGGCTCCCCGGGAAGCCCCTCGGGCCTGAGACTGATGCTTTGTCTCCCCTCTGCCCGCCCCCAGGCTCTCAACATCAGTGACCACTACCCTGTGGAGGTGGACCTGGCGCTGAGCTGGGCAGTGCATGGGGTCCAGCCCCCCTGCCTGGCCACTCTATGGCTGTCACTGCTGCTGCCCCTCCTAGCCCCCCAGCTGGGCCTGGTGGCCTGAAACCACCTGGTGGCCTGAAACTAACCTGCTGCCCCAAAGTGAGGACTGTCCTGTCTTCTGGACTCAAagccctgccctgctcccagCCTGCCCTGGTGCCACCCCTCTGTGTGCCTTCGCTTTGGGTTTGTCCTCTGGTCGGGCCTGTGCCTGCCTGGCATCAGAAGGTGGAAAAGGCAGGTGGGGCCCTGGGGCTGGACCCATGCCACTTGTCCCCTGGGTAGTGTCAAGAATGAGGACAAAAGGCTGGGTTAGGGGGTGAGGGGGCTCAGTAGAGGTGATCTTGGCTCAAGGGCAGGGCTAAGAGAAGGGAATCACAACAGATCAAAGGATTTTATCCTGACAAAACCATCCACTCCAAGAACAGAAAGCCAGATGACACAGACATTACATGTGTGTAGCAGACATGCCAAAAGGCCATCTTTAACATACACAAGACTCCTAGGAAACAGTATTAAGACCCCAGGAGATACAAGGGTAGAGATCAGcagtttatatacacacacacacacacacacacaaactagaaAACAACAGGAGATACAAGGGTAGAGATCAGCAGTtcatacacagacatacacacgtTAAGAAAACAGCAAGCGGTCAAACTCATTGTAACTTAACCAGATCCCATAACACCTCTGATCAAGTCCATGTTCAGAACCACAGTGCAGTTTGGCCCCTACCATTCAGGGTATGGTCAAGCACTGCCTAGAAGTCGCCAAGGCTATAGATGCACACAAAGTATCTACAGAAACCAGTTATCATGCAACCATTATAGATATTTTGTAAATGTGTGGTCCTATGGGggtaaagacttccctggtggctcagatggtaaagctgcctacaatgtgggagacctgggttcaatccctgggttgggacgatctcctggaggaggaaataacaacccactccagtattcttgcctggaaaatcccatggaggaacctggtaggctatagtccatggggtcacaaagagttggacacgacttcacggGGTAAAAGGACACACAACAAAAGTTAACTAAATGACCCCATTTACTGTGTTGTCAGCACAGAGCTCTTCCCCACCTTCCTTTTCCAGAAAACAGACCTCGTTAAAAATCTGGACATCAGAGCCATTGTATTGTGAATTATCTGTGATTTAGAAATATCTAGTTGAGGTACAAGGGTGGCTCATCttgtcaagaatctgcctgcaatgcaggagacctgggtctgatccctgggttgggaaaatccactggagggGTAATAGcttctggaggaggacatggcaaccccctccagtatttttgcctgggagatcccatggacagaggagcctggcaggctacagcctccaaggtcacaagagtcagactcaacttaagAGACTAAACATTTCCACCTTAGCAACTTGATGTCAGGTGTGGTGGCCCTGGGAATTAAGTCCTATAAGGGGTGGTGAGCTAGGCTTAGAATGGGGGATGGCAACAAGGTCTGTCAACAACTCTAAACCCAAGAAAAGGCAGTTAGGCCCAGGACAGATGTTTACTCTAGGGCTTACTGGACGACCCCACCTCCAGGGCTGTGTCTGGTGAGGTTCCACAGCAGCCTGAGGCCAACATTAGACCACAAgcccttttccatgatccagagtgTGTGCTTCTCAGTGCTCCACGTACAGGTGTGGGGACTTCAGAACCTACTGCCTGGGGTCAAGGCATGTACCTCACTGGCCTTACTGTCAACTGGCTGGCTTATCAGTCTTCTGAAATGACAGTGACCCTTGGGGCTTCCAGTTCCCCACCCCCCCATGAATCTAGATGCAAAGACAGATGGACAGGAAATAGCATTTATTGGTGAGCATGATTAAGGAGGGGACAGCACTGATGCTCATGAGTGTAGGGCCCGCCATTTGTCCAGGGGACCACGATTAGGGATGTATTTGACCCCACAGCCGTCTGGGATGAGTCGCTTTTCTGCCACCATGTTCTCAAATTCATCCGCGTTGAACTTGGTAAATCCCCACTTCTTAGAGATGTGGATctagagagagacagaaacaacTGAGTCATGGGCCCTGAGGCCAGGAGCAAAGGGGAGACCCAGGCTGCAATGCTCCTTACCTTCTGGCGGCCAGGGAACTTGAACTTGGCCCGGCGGAGGGCTTCAATCACATGTTCCTTGTTCTGCAGCTTGGTGCGGATGGACATTATGACCTGGCCAATGTGGACCCTGGCCACTGTGCCCTGGGGCTTTCCAAAGGCACCGCGCATACCTGTCTGGAGTCTAGATTGGGAAACAGCAGGCCAGTCATGAATGCCCACTAGAAAGAGTTGTCTCCAAGGTCCCTTAGGGCAACCTGTACAGGCAACAGGTTGCATACACTACCAAGGAGGCTGCTATCTGCAGCCATTGCACACTGGGCCCCCATAGGGAAAAGAGCACAGTCGGCTTAATTGGCTGCGAAGAAGAGAACCAAAAAACAGACTAGCTAGAGTCCCTGCAAGGTGCCATTGGGCTCCTCTGAAAGCCAACTGACCTATGACCACCCCAGCCACCTGCTTGCTTGCAGATTATGTCATCAGGTGCAAATAGAAGCTATTCCCACATGAGCAACTTGCTCTATGTTGCCCAGAGCCATGATGCCTTTTGAGCTTCTTTCTGGGACTCTGGGTTGTTCAGTGTCCACTGAGGTCCACTTACTAGCCCTTTGGCCTGGCTTTGCTGTGGGTCAATCTCTATGGGGCCACCTCTCTGCCCTGGTTGATCAAAATCATCAAGCCCAAAGTACAGGTCTCAGGATCCAGCTCACCTATCAGCTCCAGCACAAGACAACATCTTGTTGATGCGGATGACATGGAAGGGGTGGAGCCGCACTCGGATGTGAAAACCATCTTTGCCACAGCTTTTCACCATGTACTTGTTGGCACAAATACGGGCAGCCTCCAGGgctatgggaagacaaaatgcCACAGAAGCTTTTACCATGGCTCTCTGTCTTGGTGGGATGAGTTTAGCAAAGAGGCTAATGATTGGGCACTTGTGATTAATAAGCTGGTCATTTCAGTGCAGTGAGTTCCAGGtttggctggggtggggggggcgcaCACACAAGGAACCGGGCAGCATTGACAAGGAAGCCTGCCTCACCTTCAGAGGAGAGCTGCTCATACTCATCTGACACCATGTGGCCACAGAGTGGGAACTCATCCACTTTGGCCTTCTTACGCCCCAAGTCAAAGATGCGAATCTTAGCATCTggaaaaaaagacaagacaaCCTTGCTTAGTGTGGGAGTTCCATGAGCAACTAGGTCACCGGGCCCAAACCAGTTTGGGAGCTTTGCCCCTACTTACCAGGGACACCTCGGCAGAAGCGAGACTTTGGGTACGGCTTGTTCTTACAATACCGGTAACTGCAGGGAAAACGACTCAGGTTAGCCAGGGTTCATAAACGAGCTCTACAACATGCACGCTGAGAGCTTGACACATGTTAATCTCCAAGCTTGGTCTCATTTACTGGAAATGGGCGCTAAAGCAAGATGTAGCCAAAACTCAAGTTACCCATGacaggagattaaaaaataaaataccatccTCGATCCTGTTGCTTTAAGGCTCACATTCTGAAACGCACTTTCTcggtttaaatataaaatagcacAGTTCAACCCATCCACCTAAATGGACCTTGGAGCACGTGGCATTAAGTTCGCCTCCAAGCCATGTGAAGGGCTCCTGGCGCCCCCTGTAGGGCCGAGGCAGCTGAAACCACTTTTCCGGGATTGCCCTTGGCATCCGAGGCGCCCACATCACACGTCGCCTGGAAATAAGACGGGAATGGTACACAGAGGCCCCAGGAGGAAACTAAGCTGGCGAATTTTCAAGTCCAGAGAGCGGGATACAAGGTAGACATCGCTTGTACCCCTATACTGGGGCCGTTGTATACAAAATTGGGTCAATCCACCACTACAACAAAATGGGGGAAGACCTCAAGTGACCCGGAATGTCTCAGGGAATACGCAGAGTCCGTCCCCAGGACAGAAAAGCCGCACCAGGGAGACCCCACCCCACTGTTGCTTTTAACGGTTAAATTGGCTCTCCCTCTCGCTTCCCAGCAGCGAAAAAACATGGAGTAGCACTCACCACCGGGCGGGGCGGCGGCCCATGGCGACACCAGGATCTTCAGTGGCTACAATGAAACAAAGTCGGAAAAGAAGTCGAACACAGGTATTAAActaggagacagaaatggcaagagcACAGCCAAAACCAGAGCCCGCGACTACTCACCGTGCCAAAGGGAAAGAGGCGCTCCCACGCCTGCGCAGGTCTTATATAGACAGCCTATCTTCACGCGTAGGAACCATAGAGTCCAGGCGAGGGCGCGTAGACGCTCTATCAGACTTCCGGACCATAGATGTAGCGATGCTCTGCGCCTGCGTGCGGTGGGAGCTGAGCACATGCGCAGACCGAGAAGGCGGCTGGGCTCCCAACCGCGGGCAGCCAGCTGGCGAATGGGGCTTCGCCACATCGGCGCGAGAACCCAGCTTCCGGCTGGCCATCTTGGGCGTAGAGCTCTTGCCCGAGGCTTTGCCGTAACTGTGAAGGACGTTATGTTCCTAGAGTTGAAAGAAGTACCCTCAAGTGGGGGTTCACGGCGGCCGCGCGCATGTTCCCGGGCATCGCGGAGCCTGGGACAagccctctctgcctcccccGGTGCCCCAGAGCCCGGCGGGGATGCGCCCGGCTGGAGGCTCAGCCTGCATTCCTTTGTCGACCTGGAGGCCGAGCGGGAAgcccgcccctgcccccgccccccaccaaacGAAGAATCTTGAACCCACTTGTCCGCGAGCAGTACCCAAGTCTCCCTTCTCTGAAGACCCAGGGCGGGAGAGGGGTCCATCGCCGACCCCAGGTGGTCTGCGCCTTCCTCCGAGAAAGGCCAAGGAAAAGCCGCCACCAAGATCCAGAGCTCAGGAGACCCCACCTGAGCACCGTTAGGCCTACCCTGTCCCTTGCAAGAAATGAGACGTTGTTCTCCGCAGGGTGccttggagaaggggaaaggaagcTGGTGATCCCCTTAAGATGGCAAAGGAACACTGTCAGTCCTGGGCTGCGCCCCAGTCCTGGCCCCCGAGAGCTGCCTTGATCAGTAC
This genomic interval from Bos indicus x Bos taurus breed Angus x Brahman F1 hybrid chromosome X, Bos_hybrid_MaternalHap_v2.0, whole genome shotgun sequence contains the following:
- the RPL10 gene encoding 60S ribosomal protein L10 isoform X2, producing the protein MGRRPARCYRYCKNKPYPKSRFCRGVPDAKIRIFDLGRKKAKVDEFPLCGHMVSDEYEQLSSEALEAARICANKYMVKSCGKDGFHIRVRLHPFHVIRINKMLSCAGADRYARCLWKAPGHSGQGPHWPGHNVHPHQAAEQGTCD
- the RPL10 gene encoding 60S ribosomal protein L10 isoform X1, with protein sequence MGRRPARCYRYCKNKPYPKSRFCRGVPDAKIRIFDLGRKKAKVDEFPLCGHMVSDEYEQLSSEALEAARICANKYMVKSCGKDGFHIRVRLHPFHVIRINKMLSCAGADRLQTGMRGAFGKPQGTVARVHIGQVIMSIRTKLQNKEHVIEALRRAKFKFPGRQKIHISKKWGFTKFNADEFENMVAEKRLIPDGCGVKYIPNRGPLDKWRALHS
- the DNASE1L1 gene encoding deoxyribonuclease-1-like 1, producing the protein MCDGGSTGKLVLGNLHSSGGFQKAIHGHALLLLLLLASGAETFRICAFNAQRLTLAKVAREPVLDTLVKILARCDIMVLQEVVDSSDTAIPLLLRELNRFGDSGPYASHSSLLLGRSTYKEKYVYLYRSHEAEVRDSYMYDDQDDLFTREPFVCWFSLRSKVLPSLVLVPLHTTPKAVETELNALYDVFLDASGRWQTKDVILLGDFNADCTSLTKKRLDDLVLRTQAGFHWAIADGVDTTVRASTHCTYDRIVLHGEHLQSLLRGAAAFDFPQSFGLTEQEALNISDHYPVEVDLALSWAVHGVQPPCLATLWLSLLLPLLAPQLGLVA